AGACCTCGATCATCCGCTGCCCGAAGAACGCATCCGCGTGGCCCGAGTAGCCTATTTTGCCATGTGCGAGTATTTTGACAGCATCGTCGGCCAGATGCTCCAGAAGCTGGATGAGACGGGGCTGGCTGAAAACACGCTGGTCATCTACTGCTCTGACCACGGCGAAATGGCCGGAGAACACGGACTGTGGTCCAAAAGCAACTACTACGAAGCATCTGTTTCCGTGCCCCTCATTGCCCGTTTGCCCGGGGTTATCCCCGCGGGTGGAATCAGCGATAGCATCTGCAACCTCATGGATATTGGACCGACCCTGATCGAGATGGCTGGCGCTCCTCCAATGCCTGCTACCGATGGACGTTCGCTGTGGCCCCAGATGTGCGGAGAAAACGATCCGAACTGGGCCGATGAAACTTTCAGTGAACATCTCTGGGAAGCCAACGAAGTGCCTTCTCGCATGATCCGCAAGGGAGCATGGAAGCTCTACAAGTACAACGAACCCACCCCTCCAGTGCTCTTTAACCTGGAAGAAGATCCCGGAGAACTCAATGATCTGGGACTGGACACGCGCTACCAGGATGTGCGAGAGAAGCTCTTGAAACGCCTCTACGAAGATTGGGATCCCGCAGATATCATTAGTGAAACAGCTATTCTGGATCGGGATTATCGTGCCATTTCGGCATGGGGCCAGGCCGTCCAGCCCATACACGAAGACACTGTAGCCGTGCCGGATGTGGAAGACATCGAACTTCGATAGATGGTGAATTCAAATTAAGTGTGATCACGTGTCCCAAACATTAGAAACTCCACGCGACCGTCGAGATCAAGTGCCCGACTCTTCTCGAGATAGAGGGTTGACCCTTCGCTCGGTACTCATTGGGCTTTGCTTTGCTGGTCTGGCCAACTTCTGGGTGACCTGGTCCGACTACATCATACATTCTTCAACCTGGAACCTGAGCCATTTTCCGATGGTCAACTTTATTCTTTTTTTATTGTTGACCGTCTTTTCCGCTGTGTCCGGAAGAGTATTTGGCCCCCGGTTTGCGCTTGCACCTTCGGAATTGGCAACAGTAATGAGCATGGGGCTGGTCGGCAGTGTCGTGCCCACCAATGGATTCATCGGATATGTTCTCGGTATTCTGGCGACGCCGTATTATCTGGCGACGCCGGAAAACGGGTGGGGTATCTATTTTCATCCCTACATTCCCGATTGGATGGCACCATCGAACTCCGGCGATTCCATGCGGTATCTCTTTGAGGGATTGCCCGGTGGTATGCGGATTCCCTGGCAGGTCTGGATTGGTCCTCTTCTCTGGTGGCTGAGTTTTGCCGGGGGTATTGCCCTGGTCTCGGCCTGTATTGTCGTATGCTTGAGAAAACAATGGACTGATTACGAACGCCTCGATTATCCCATCATCGGGGTAGGGATCGATATGGCAATGAGGTCGCGGGCTGTGGGTTGGTTGCCGGAATATATGCACGGCCGCATTTTCTGGGGTGGATTCGCGGTTTCTTGTGGCATCGTTTGCTGGAATATCCCAGGCTACTTCATGCCCGGTATTCCCGCTTTCCCGCTCTTGCCTCAGTGGTTTACCTTTGCAACCGGTTTTCCAACGATTGATTTCCACATCAGCTTTTTCGCCTTTGCCTTCGCCTTCTTCGTCAATCTCGAGGCCCTGTTCAGTGCCTGGTTCTTTTTTTTACTTTTCATTTTACAAAGCGGCGTTTTCAACCGATTTGGGTACACCATAGGCACCCGTGGTGATCCCTGGTCCTCTCTAAATCCCGCAGTGGGTTGGCAAAGCTGGGGGGCGATGTGTTTTATCGTCTTCTGGGGGCTCTGGGTTGGGCGAAATCACATCAAGCAAGTCTTCTACCAGGCCTTCCGTTCCGCCCAGGCTGGTCGTTCAGAAGAAATGATGTCCTACCGCATAGCTATTTTCGGGTTGGTCTTCGGGCTCGTCTATGTGATCGGTTTTCTGCACCATGCGGGGATGAGTTATAAGAT
The Gemmatimonadota bacterium genome window above contains:
- a CDS encoding sulfatase-like hydrolase/transferase — translated: MADRPNILVIMSDQHSKFHIGCYGDEVVRTPHMDRLAAEGIRFNNAYCAAPLCVPSRMAFMTSRTPTANRVWTNSHILSSAIPTWAHGLGAAGYETALIGRMHFVGSDQRHGFERRPIGEWGAHHPGVSLQGAPLFRKMPLGVSGQSRVSVEYAGYGMCTYQAYDDMVVASALDYLDEKAHDGRDRPFAAVAGFVLPHCPYIAATKELFEYYYDRVDVPQPTPEEAQRAPAAIRKLKRLRDLDHPLPEERIRVARVAYFAMCEYFDSIVGQMLQKLDETGLAENTLVIYCSDHGEMAGEHGLWSKSNYYEASVSVPLIARLPGVIPAGGISDSICNLMDIGPTLIEMAGAPPMPATDGRSLWPQMCGENDPNWADETFSEHLWEANEVPSRMIRKGAWKLYKYNEPTPPVLFNLEEDPGELNDLGLDTRYQDVREKLLKRLYEDWDPADIISETAILDRDYRAISAWGQAVQPIHEDTVAVPDVEDIELR